A portion of the Rhizophagus irregularis chromosome 17, complete sequence genome contains these proteins:
- a CDS encoding uncharacterized protein (SECRETED:cutsite_VNA-IP; SECRETED:prob_0.9800); SECRETED:SignalP(1-20) codes for MNRNFIFVFILLTTFSIVNAIPFNKRKAEFYQCFQKIHPTPGLDVIITPVPPVAKTPEHFTVSGTLKHDITADKTVLNIEFLDTSKFLSAIPL; via the coding sequence atgaaccgaaattttatttttgtatttattttattgactaCATTTTCTATAGTCAATGCTATTCCATTTAATAAAAGGAAAGCTGAATTTTACCAATGTTTTCAAAAAATCCACCCAACACCCGGACTCGATGTAATAATTACGCCTGTCCCTCCAGTTGCCAAAACCCCCGAACATTTTACTGTTTCAGGAACATTAAAACACGATATTACCGCAGATAAAACCGTGCTAAACATCGAATTTCTTGATACTTCGAAATTTCTTTCCGCAATACCCCTCtaa